Within Enoplosus armatus isolate fEnoArm2 chromosome 1, fEnoArm2.hap1, whole genome shotgun sequence, the genomic segment ACAGACTTATAGACTTTAATATGTAGCTTTGTAAAGTGAATTTGTTGTTATCTCCTATCTCTCATGTGTGCAGGAGGAGAGTGGCATCAGCATGCTCCAGCAAGAGAAGAACATCCGCACACAGGTGGAGGCTCTGGTGAAGGAGAAGAGTCGGCGGATGCAGCAGCTGAAGGTTCTGCTGTTGCAGGACCAGGACCTGTGCGACATCCTGTGCTCCATGCCTTATGGCATCGCTCCGGACTCTGTCCCCTCACCGGAACAACTGGAGGACTTCAGCCAGCACATCGCTAACCAGAACGCAGAGAAGGTGGGAGCTCGCTTTGTCTTCATCGCTCCTCTTCACTTATTTTGACTGCATGAGTAGAAATTCAAACCCTTCCTTTGTGTGTGGACCCTTTTCAAAAGCGGTTACATGAGATTAAAACGCGTGGTTTAAAATAGGAAGTGGTTTGTTCCGAGAAAGTTAATATTGTTGAGGTATAATTTTACACCAGACAAGTGATAATTAAGTCTCATCAAATGGCTTTATGATCACAGGAAGGGACCCTGAGGAATTCAGAGCTGTCACATGTcacacttcatcctcctctaAATTATAACATTTAGTTATAGAGTTTTTTACAAACTGATACCTCATAATTTACTGCTGTGAACATTTTATAGACACACCTGACTGCTAGATGCCTCtgaatttgtatttatttctttatttttgtgggttttgaaataaaaatacatatctGGCTTATAACATCACAGAAACTCTCATCATAATCTAACCTGTCCTCGACCAACTGGTGTGctgctttcatgttttcaggCGAGGCGGTATGCTGAGTTCATGGACCTCAAAAAGCAGATCATCTTGTACATGGAAGAACTGGACCAAATCCCTGAGACCAGCTTCGAGAAGGACGTCATCTGTGAGGATGAAGACTCTTTCTGCCTTTCCAGAGACAATATTACGTCACTCAAACTGCTTCTTTGTCAGGTAAGAAGGTCTCTATACTGTAACATTGCATTTAGTGAAACtttgagctttttaaaaataaaagtaatttttccTGCAAATTATAATCCGGCCTTGAAAGTTGACTGGCTGATGTTTTTATATAGTCCAGTCAAATATGTATGATAAGCGATCCAGCACTGTTACCACCTTAATTAAGGACAGGTGTGATGCGTAGCCACAGTTCAAGCAGCCGAGTCGGTAACTGGTGTCACTCTGTAACATGTTGATCCTGCAGCTGGAGGAACGCAAGGCAGAGAACGAGGCGATGTGCGAGGCTCACCGAGAGAAGATCCAGCAGCTGTGGGACAGACTGCAGGTTCcccaggaggagagagaggcctTCAATGAACACATGGTCACGTCCAAGAAGAGGAACCTGGAAGCGGTGAGAAGATTCGAGTGTGCTGTGTGCCGCTGACTTCCTAGTTCATCCATTTCTAGTTATTCTGTTATTCGTGGTCACCTGTGACTGTCAGTTTAcacttcatttttcttcttcagttaCAAGCAGAAGTTCAGCGTCTGGAGGAGCTCAAACTGCTCAACATCCGCAACGTCACTGACGCCATCCGCTCCGAGATCTCTGTGTTTTGGGAAAAGTGCTTCTTCAGCATTAACCAGCGGCAGGATTTTGCTCCATATTTTAGCGGTGGGTTCtcttgtttgacattttagatcTTAATCAGAACAATACTGGAGTTTAGAAAGGTGCTAAGACTTTATTTGACTATTTTTAGAGGATTTTACTGAAGAGCTGTTGAGTCTGCATGATGCTGAGATCCAGCGCTTGAAGCAGCATTATGAGGATCACAAGGAGCTGTTTGACGGGGTTCACCAATGGGAAGAAAGCTGGAGACTCTTcctggagctggaggtgagTACACTTTGACACCCATCCTGAACAAAACCCAGAGTAGCGACAAAACTTTCCTGTCCAGCAATCCATTTAAAGCGGTGGTGGCGGGACTAAACCAGAGCTGATTAGATTTTACAGATTATGGCCAGCTGCAATTTCTCATTGAAAACGTGTGgaataaatgagaaaatcaaGTTAAGATGATGCATTTATACATGCAGCAGTAGTTTGAATTCTTTTGAAACCCCATGTAATATCCAGTTGTTTTTTGTGATATATTTTATAGCAATTTTAATAAGATGCACATGAACCCTGTCaatggaaaagtaaaaaatgtgaaCACTAAAATATGTAATTGCATTGGGGGGTATTTTTGTTCAGCTGAGGAAATTGACTCATTAATGACTCAGCTTTTCACTTTATGACAGAATACAAATTCATTTCAGAAACAATGAAGCATTGTAATCTGCTTCTGTCACAGAAAAAAGCCACAGATCCGACAAGATTcacaaacagaggagggaatcttctcaaagaggagaaacagaggtCTGACCTGCATAAAAGCCTGCCAAAGGTAAGACATGAAGGCCGCCTATTATTTtctaaactgaaaatgtaacaaTTCAAAGTATTTGACAGTGACTATAATAAGacgtcgtgtgtgtgtttttgtttttaagcttgAAAAGAAATTGAAGGCTCAGATCGACGCATGGGAAAGTGAACAGGATCGTGAGTTTCTAGTAAACGGCCAGAAGTTTCTGCAGTATGTGGAGGAACAGTGGGAGCTGCACCgaatagagaaagagaaggagaaacaagAAAGGGTACACAAGCTGTTGTTGTATTATAGGCTTAGCCTGGATGTTTGTCTGGGAAGCGTTTTGACACTTGTCTTTACAAACAGCATCTCAAGAAGAGCAAACAGACTGAGGAGGATATGCTGTACGGAACGGCAGTACGAACCCCCACCAAACGCAGATTCCTTGGCACTACTACCCCAAATAAATCCAGAAAGGTGGTCATTTTTAGTTATAGTATAACTTCTTGCTGTAATACAAATGTAGTCGTCTGGCTCTGTCAGCACTAACCactccttctgtctctcatcaGTTTAACGCGACTTCCAGCATTTCTAGTGCCACCTCTAACAGCACCATGCGCTCCGCTTATGGTGGAACTGTCTGTCGCTCACCTGTGCCCCGCCCACCTCTCTCAGCAAACAAGGTTGGTTTCATTTTCCAGATGAAAGAAGTGGAAGTTATAGAcacatcagaaacacacatcaaacCTACAGATAAAGTAACAGGAGACGGAAACAAATCTGCATCAGATGTCGACAGTGAAGGAAATGGAGGCATTTTAACGCATCAAAATTATACATCTTATTACAGTTTTCACCTTTTCTGCACTGTGGTAGAATATGAGGGTGAAATATGATTTGCACAGTGTTGTGTTGTACCACACTGCATCTGAACCAAGCAATGCCTACACATAGGTGCTCTgggtgttttctgtctttttcccttCTCATGTGTACAGAAACAGATCTGTCTGCTGAATGTGAACAAGTAAATATGTAATTTCTTATGCTTCATTCATCAGTTCATTCTGATGTTTTGGGGCGTGGAGTGGGGTGGGGctgttccttccttcctccatttatttctttatccatttaacattaaaaacttgctgtattttgtttttaacgAGGATAGTTGGTCCCACTTGTCTGATGTGATGATCTGCTGCTGCGCGTCTTCCAGGGTTCAGCAGCACGGACGCCAGGTGGCGGTAAACCCCCCCACCCACGCCTGCAAGGCTGTAACAAGGAGAACGAGTTGAAGGGGACCCCTCGGAGTGGTGCGTTGCTGACCCCCGCTAGTCCACAGCGTAACTTCAGCATAACCTCTGTTGCCAGCACATATTCAGAGTTTGTGGTAATTTACACTTTTGTCTCTAATCTATTTTCTCTGcatctttttcctcatttctgcgaaataacacatttaagtGTATTGTAGAGATTCCTAATGATGTAAATTTATATTGTAGAGGGACTTGGTCAACACTGAATCTGTTCAGTCAAGGTGTGTTTGGAATCCTAAAGCCTTATGTAATTCTGACTAATCCCTTTTAACTTGCAGTAACTGCATGCGTCTGATCAAAGGGAAAATGACCCTGAAAGAGCGACTTAACATGCTGCTTTagctcaaacatgcacacagttaGCAGGCATTCAGACTGAAATCAGCCCTGCGTTAAAAACGTGCAGGGGGGCTGTGTTGGTGGGGGCGGGCTTCTTCAGGTACTCGATGAGACATGAAATACGATCCAGAAGTCCAGACTGAGGAACAGAACCGTGAGGTTGTGGGCTTCTCAGACTCCACATCACTAAGGCgcaattttatatttataactCTGGAAACTTAACAAAGTGGCAGTTTCTTGTTGGACGACCCCGTGTTGCTTTGCCGAACGGGTTAGGGGGGGGCTGGCGTTTTTTCACACAGGGCTCAAGTCGGTCTGAACGCGGCCTTACCTCACCACCTCTGACACTCCCACAGCCTTCACAGCTCTGACAGATGGTTGCTCCTACATTTCTCTTTCTAAAGCCCTTCCTACACCTGACGCTGTGTTTTTCACTCACCAGTctcagctttatttttattcaatggAGAAACGTTTCTGTTGCGTTTGCTCTCTAACTACATTTACTTGAGCCGCACTTTCAAACTGGTAAATGTAGGAATTACTGAGTACAAGTGGACTGTAGCTTCAGGAAAAATGGCTACACCCACATTGAATAACAACACTTCACAAATTAGCTTGATGCTATTAATGCGTCTGTGTGATTGTCCTCTCTCTAATTCACACTAACGGCCTTCAGTGTGTCATTTCATAATGATTAGAAAATGTTAAGTGTCATCTCTTCCTCGTATTGTCACATTACATATGAAGAATCAACCTTTTGTGTTTCCACAGCGAGACCTGTCCAAGGCCTCTAACGCCAAGATCCAGCACGACGTCCTgaactccaccaccaccaacctTTGACCTCCCCACTCTGATGGTGACTGCGTCAGTTATCATATCGTAGTCCTTTCAACTAAGTTCTGATCTCCTCTAAAACGGATCAGTTCCTTTCACTGCTCTCTGCTTTTATATGTAAATGAAGGTAATATATATTAAGTGTTGCGTCGGTGATAAACAAGGAATCTGTTGTCGGTTGCTGAGGACTTTGTCTTCAGCCGTCTGTCGCTGTCTGTAAGaggaaaaaatatgtttgtatcataatttaaacaaacactaCTTTGGCTCTCTAAATTTTGCCAGTTATTGAGATGTAATAAATGTTGTCTGCATCTTGTTCTGCACGTTttttgaaaagagaaatgaaagttTCAGCTTTCCGAAGTTATGCAATCTGGAGTTACAGGCCAAATGTATTATGAATACTTTGCACttttttagaaaatatattGCAGCACATAGTgtaactgtacacacacactcactcacactgttCCATCCAAAtctgtttttatacatttatgtatttgtgtatatatttcTGCATTTGATGCTCTCTTCATATAAATTCCACTTTTTGACAAAGATGTTAGATGTTTAAACAGTCCGTTAAAGTTGTAGTTGAAGTACGTCGTATATTGGTGCTGCATAACAGTTTAAATATAGTCAAATCACATGTGTTCAATACACTATCATGACTGATTTGGAAAAGCTtgtcaaaatataataaatgcatTTCCACATGAAAAGCACAGACTGATTCTTTGTGTGTGGTCAGACAAAATATCCAAATTCACATGTTCTCACATGATAAGATTCAGATGTACTACAGTATCTTTGAAATGTgctcagcttgttttttttttagcattttgacCAATTCAGCCTCGTCAATAAATCTGATGTGTTTGAAGTTGGTCAGGTGTGAATGAATCTGATTCGTCTATTGACACCAGAGTGTAGACAGATTTCACAATCAAAACGTGGCCTCCTGGTGTCATCAGGTCTGCTTAAAGACAAGTTTAAGAAAAGCTCTTTGAGAGTAAAAGATAAGTTTTATAGAGGAGAACTTTATCACAAACCGTACTTTCTATTAGAGATTATTGACTTCGCTCAGCCATAGCCAAGAGAACTCCAGTCAATGAAACATGAGAGCATGGATTAGAAATTCTTTTCAGTAGATCAACCTCTGAGTGAGAGATTCAAGTCAATTcaatttatatagcgccaaatcacgacaaaagttatctcatgacactttacatatagagcaggacAGAGACCCAACTGTTCCCAGTAAAGTGGTTCATCCCTCGAAACTAAAACTAATGACTCATTTTGAAGCAGTTCAATGCAATATTGCAAATTATGGGAATCAATTTTCAATGAAATCTGAAAACTGAACCTACAGCTCATCAGGAAGGTGACAGCAAATGAAACTTTGCCACCAACTGTAGTAACAAGCAGCTCAAGGTTGATTTGAGGTTACAGTACTTCTGTAACACAGACAGGCTTCTGTTAACTAATCTGTTAACATTTAGGTGACTTGTTAACCTAGCCTGCTTCTTTAATTTAATCAGTGTTGATTATCAGCAGACATGAGTTGATGTTATCTGACTTTGTCACAGTAGGCTTTGAACTTGTGAAATAACAACCAGACTTCTGGCTGCTTTCATTGTCTTGTAACTCACCCAACCAGCTGCCAGACCGGCCTGCGTTAGCCTTCATTCCACAGAGTATTTTTTCATGCCTTCTTTCATTGGTTGGTCTGAAAAGCTAAAAGCTGTGAGGGTTTCTGTCtacattaaacatttcaaacacagaggcaattcaAGTCGCTTTacattacacaacaacaaaaccattAGATGGACATTCAAAACCCCTGAGCAATCAATAAAGATAGAATAAGAATCATTAAATCTAATAAAATAGTTAGCTGTCCCAAAtgcaacaaaggaaataaaagctgTGGCTGTGTTTAGTGCCTTTCTGGCTTTTGTGGAGGTCACTGATTTTACGCTGAAGGATTCACACCGGAAGTCCTGTTGTTACCGGAAGAGCCTGCCGGAGGCGGAACTTAAAACAAGTCCATAGAAGAAGACATGCGAACCGGTttaaaagtcagtgtgtgtcagacacaCTGCGCACAGTAATAAAGTGCGCTAATGAGAAGCTCAGTGTTTACAtagctttttttaaatagctCAGCCATGTCCGGAGCTTTAGCCAGGCTGCTTTTCTACCCGACTTTAGCCTACAATGTTGTCATGGAGAAGGTGACGTCGAGACGGTGGTTTGACCGAGTGGACGAGACCGTCATCCTCGGAGCGCTGCCGTTCAGGTCCATGACCGAGCAGGTCAGACTGGTGATCGTTAGCCTGTCTAGCTAACACTGTACACCGTCTCTCTCGTTTCAAAGCCCAGAATTAAATCAGCCAGGAAAGGGCACAGTTTTTAGACCGGCTCCTGAGGGGGCTCTGATGATGGGCTCTGCCCCTGCTCTCTTTGTACCCACCCCTGTGGTAATTCAATTTTTAATTAGATTAACTCATTACCATGGGAAGCAGAAGCATCAGAGAAATAGTTAATAGTATGGAAGACCATTCTGACCAGGAGaaggaacaaaaaaagtcaaaataatgaGATATTGAGCTATAATCATGAGATAGTAGGTCTCAGTGGCGACAATAGAAAAGTaatctgcagctttttaaagtcatttgtgatgctggtttcagctttgtGATGCAAGCAACATCTCCATGGGCTCCTGTAATATTTCCTGACACTGAGAAGACAAAACggttaatagagaaaataattgtcagttgcAACCCTAATTGTTACTTATTATCTAATAATTTCTaccatttaatgtattttttccccctccaccTTGGTGAACTGATGCTTCTCATTTCTTGTGTTGCAGCTGGtagaagcagaaaatgtgcGAGGGGTTATCACCATGAATGAGGTGTATGAGACCAAATATTTCTGCAACTCTGCTGAGGTGAGTTCACTTCTCTCGTATTTCCACTCTTAAATTGAAGATTCAGTCATCAGTCATTCAACATCGTGTGTGTAAGAGAAGTGTGTGATCCAGCAACACTGAAGCAACAAGttgtttctgtcaaatattGTGATGTGACTGACTGAAGTATTGATAGTGCTGAttttacagggtttttttttagcctACATGTCTTTTCTGATACTCCTCAACGTTTATGTCAGGCGATGTAAATCGGCTAGTGATTGGTTTATACCTGAAGCGAATAGCATATTAATCAATTAGCCATTCATCAACCGTTTTGATTATCAGTTAGttgtttcagtaatttttcaagcaaacaatgccaaatattttctaGTTCTagcctcttaaatgtgaggagttgctgccttttctttgtcatacatgacagtgaactgaatatctttggtttttggacttttggttggACAACTGAAGACATTACCTTGGGCTCTGGTAAATTATAACAGgcatatttcactattttttttaacagaaaatatCCGTCAACCTTAGATTGGTTTAACACTTACTAATCCGTAGGGGCAGGACTATATGACTATAGTAAATCTCTGAATTAGGTGTAACCAAACGCCAATAAAGTTCCCCACAAAGTGCTGCTGAGATCTGGAGACCTGACTGAACAGAATCAGTGTGAACAGAACTGAGGTTAGCTTCATCGTTCACATATTCCAGTCATTCATTAATGACAGCTTGATTtgatgtgtttgctgcaggaaTGGCAGGCCAAAGGGGTGGAGCAGCTGAGGTTGAGCACCGTTGACCTCACCGGCGTTCCCAGCCTGGAGAACCTGCACCGAGGCGTTGAGTTTGCCCTGCAGCACCGAGAGCAGGGAACCAGCGTGTACGTCCACTGCAAGGCCGGGCGCTCCCGAAGCGCTACGCTGGCTGCTGCATACCTCATTCGGGTCAGTACATAACTGATATAACCCTGCTCTTTGCCCTCAAACCTTACCTTACCAAAGTTAACAGCTTAACCTCaaagtcattgtttcatttcagacaATGATGGTGACAGTAACAATGGTATCAAGTCATTAACCTACAATACTGATTCTATTGGTCCAACTGTCtgttcagtcagtcagcaaGGAGCACTTTCACACTATGTTGACTTTGACATTGCACCTTTCTGCTGACAGTTACACTGCTGTACTCCAGAGGAAGCCTGTCAGAGGCTGGCGTCTGTTCGACAGCACATCCTGGTGCGCTCCGCTCAGCTGGACATGCTGAGGAAATACTACCAACAAGTGTGTGGACAGTCCAGCTGAGAGAGCGAGGCGGCAGGTCAGACCTTGTTatgttcctgcagcagctggaagaCTGGACTCGGAGCCCTGTACAATCTTCCATATCACAATGTATACCCATTGAGGAAAATGCCAAATTAcgtttttccctcctttttaaaataaaaggtttttttttaattcataacATATTGCCAAGTTATTGTCATGGATTTTTTTATAACCCTTTTTACATAAAACCTGTAACTTCTTTCCTTTAATTCCCTGACTGCCTGGTTTTCGTCTTGTGGCTGAAACATATTCATTTTAtaacattcattttataattatgttttctttgatttgatttgatttgatttgttgtgtttggaCTGCAGTGGCACAACAAGACGAGGATTTTAGTGCATAATTCAGCAATCAAGCGGTTACTGTGTCTATactggaaaacattttatttcagcgTGTCATATTTTCTTATGGTGCCTCAGAACTTTAAAAAATCCTGACATTAAATAAACTATTTGTGAGATGAATACAGTCTAATGGTGTGTATGTTCTAGATATTATTGGTAAATATATGTGCATGAAAGTTGTTGTAATGTGTTTGAATGgcattaaaacagacaaacctACTGACAGAGAACTGCTGTTTCACAAGATGATGCACCACATCTGTTGTAGCTAGAGCTGAAAAGGAACTAAGTACATCTACTCAAGAACTATACTTAAGTGAAGTACCAGTatataaagcatttaaaatgagctccacctcaaccaggTATATTAAAGTACTGTTAATGATGGGCTAgtaatataatgatataacacAGGCTGGTCTCATACTgacaaacaaatacttttacttttgaggacattttgctgataatacttttgcacttttacttaagtgaaattttgaatgcaggacttttacttgtaattgagtacTTGCATAGTTTGGTACTTGATTgattatttgaatatttcttccaccactgtatgATATAATAGTCAGTATATGTTAAATTTGAAGGCTTTGTCGGTTGGTCTGCTGTGCTGTTCTTTTAGTAGTATAAAGCAGGTTCATGTCACAGACACATTCCCCTGTAGTAATTGTAATTGGGGATTCTGACTGTTAATTATGTCAGTTGATGTCAAAAATTAGAGGGATGTGGACTAATTGAATGTTTCTATgtcatttaaaggaaaatatcTGATATTTAATGCAGGGGCCCTCTTCAAGACAGGGTCTCAAGGTTAAATAATGAAACAGGACCCACCTTGTGCTGTCTTGGTGTAGTTTTCCTCCGGCCCATCAGGAGGCGACAAACATCAGTCGCGTCTTTGCCCGAAGAAGAACGTCTCCAGAGCAAACATGGCGGCGTCGTTGGTACGGCTTGTCCGCGGAGGTCTTGGAAGGAGTTATAACAGTAAGTTGACTAGAAACTCGTTTGAGTTTGTATACGCTGTTTGCTGCAGTCATccgtatatttgtgtgtgcccCTGCTTGCCTCTGAAAACCACGCAGTCTCATTTTCAACCGTCAAATGCCTCAGGTTTGACCTTCGAGCTAGCTAGCTTTAATGCTAACGCTAGCCTGCACGGAGTTGGATAACAGGCTCGATGGAAAGCTTATGATGTTAATGTGACAGATGAGGTTATTTAGGCAACGTGAACCGTCAGGACAGGGAGGGTTTTGGATGAGTGTAGGactttgctttttatttctggcGTGTTGCTCACATTAACGTAACGCcagttcctctgcagctctgcagagtcAGTTGTCAGCGGCGTGTTTATACTCCTTTatgacttcttcttcttgctttttttccagTTGCAAGGGCTTCGtgtctcctccagcagcagaccAGGCTGCAGAGCTCCACCACTGAGACCAGTCGTGAGTACACACTTCTGATGCTGCAGGACGCTGCTTATATTAGATTGTTGTTTACCAGCAGTCAGAAAGGGTGGCTGGGCCACGGATCTCTCTTTTAACTCATATACACCCCAGATTGTTCCTCTCATGTATTATCAAAAAGGCTGGATGACAACTAGCCAATGTGGGCAACTGCCCTGGGGCCCTAGAGCTACATTGGTCCCAAAAGCTCAAGGCTCTGAGTCAGTTGGTTTATTCTAGTTTATTGAACATTTGTGAGGATGACAAAAGCACAGTTTCAGTTGGCAGAATAACGTCCTTACGATGGCTCCTGTGTGAGGGGTGTTACAGAGTTAACCGTCCGcttgcagctgtttttaagGTATCTCCAGATTTTACAGAATCCTTGGGCTCCTTGACTAAAATCATATATTCTGTCTGCTGCATCTACAATTTCAACATATCATGACATGATCGAACCACAAGTGAAAAATCTGTATAATCAGTTTATGTAATTTCTGCCTACTGTCTTTGTCAAGTCAATTTCATTTACATAGCTCAACATCACATATCACAATTTGTCTCAAGAGGCTTTGTTTGGATTAGGAAATCAAGTCACAATGAGGGAAACAGATTTCAAATCTTTACTGTGCAgcagacagaatattttttgATCCAGACAGTCCGACGAGCCTTctgaaaatacattaaaaacattgatAGGTTTTGTTGAGAGACAGTATTTATCCTTCAGAATAATAAACGATTAGCTCTGTGactgaaatgtaataatatattagaggcacaaactgggtCTAAACTGACGTGACAACATGTTGAAGAAGCTGCTGATGTAAAGACTGATTGGGTAATTGatttttcatgtcagtgtgCCCAGCCCCCATCACATATTCACTTGAAATAGTTATCATAGAAAACCAAAAATATTACCCAAATTCAATAAACAATTTCACTCT encodes:
- the prc1b gene encoding protein regulator of cytokinesis 1b isoform X2; protein product: MRKSEVLAAESVSCLNKALCHLKDIWEEIGIPEDQRLQRTNVVKNHIKSLLDMMIKEEESLKKRLISSTQTCRTEMEKLCLELQLPVFEEESGISMLQQEKNIRTQVEALVKEKSRRMQQLKVLLLQDQDLCDILCSMPYGIAPDSVPSPEQLEDFSQHIANQNAEKARRYAEFMDLKKQIILYMEELDQIPETSFEKDVICEDEDSFCLSRDNITSLKLLLCQLEERKAENEAMCEAHREKIQQLWDRLQVPQEEREAFNEHMVTSKKRNLEALQAEVQRLEELKLLNIRNVTDAIRSEISVFWEKCFFSINQRQDFAPYFSEDFTEELLSLHDAEIQRLKQHYEDHKELFDGVHQWEESWRLFLELEKKATDPTRFTNRGGNLLKEEKQRSDLHKSLPKLEKKLKAQIDAWESEQDREFLVNGQKFLQYVEEQWELHRIEKEKEKQERHLKKSKQTEEDMLYGTAVRTPTKRRFLGTTTPNKSRKFNATSSISSATSNSTMRSAYGGTVCRSPVPRPPLSANKGSAARTPGGGKPPHPRLQGCNKENELKGTPRSGALLTPASPQRNFSITSVASTYSEFVRDLSKASNAKIQHDVLNSTTTNL
- the prc1b gene encoding protein regulator of cytokinesis 1b isoform X1, with protein sequence MRKSEVLAAESVSCLNKALCHLKDIWEEIGIPEDQRLQRTNVVKNHIKSLLDMMIKEEESLKKRLISSTQTCRTEMEKLCLELQLPVFEEESGISMLQQEKNIRTQVEALVKEKSRRMQQLKVLLLQDQDLCDILCSMPYGIAPDSVPSPEQLEDFSQHIANQNAEKARRYAEFMDLKKQIILYMEELDQIPETSFEKDVICEDEDSFCLSRDNITSLKLLLCQLEERKAENEAMCEAHREKIQQLWDRLQVPQEEREAFNEHMVTSKKRNLEALQAEVQRLEELKLLNIRNVTDAIRSEISVFWEKCFFSINQRQDFAPYFSEDFTEELLSLHDAEIQRLKQHYEDHKELFDGVHQWEESWRLFLELEKKATDPTRFTNRGGNLLKEEKQRSDLHKSLPKLEKKLKAQIDAWESEQDREFLVNGQKFLQYVEEQWELHRIEKEKEKQERHLKKSKQTEEDMLYGTAVRTPTKRRFLGTTTPNKSRKFNATSSISSATSNSTMRSAYGGTVCRSPVPRPPLSANKGSAARTPGGGKPPHPRLQGCNKENELKGTPRSGALLTPASPQRNFSITSVASTYSEFVRDLVNTESVQSSETCPRPLTPRSSTTS
- the ptpmt1 gene encoding phosphatidylglycerophosphatase and protein-tyrosine phosphatase 1, which codes for MSGALARLLFYPTLAYNVVMEKVTSRRWFDRVDETVILGALPFRSMTEQLVEAENVRGVITMNEVYETKYFCNSAEEWQAKGVEQLRLSTVDLTGVPSLENLHRGVEFALQHREQGTSVYVHCKAGRSRSATLAAAYLIRLHCCTPEEACQRLASVRQHILVRSAQLDMLRKYYQQVCGQSS